The nucleotide window tagaatTGCAACAGAACTTTAAACTTTAGTGATGCTTTTAAACAagtaaatacatttttttagatatttaaTAGAAAAAGGATGTGATTTGGCTGCAGTTAACAATGATGGAGAACTAGCTCTTGACATTGCACAAAGCAATGAGATGGAGGAAATGTTACAGCAACATATAAATGAATCTGGTCTGTCTTTTGTATAAGAAGTATGCGACAATTAGTTTCTTTTTTAATGAAAACTATTATTCTATAGGCATAGACTGTGATCATGCTAGAAGTGAAGAAGAAAGATCAATGTTAAATGACGCTAAAGCATGGAGGTCAGGAGCAACGGGTAAAGACTCAGTACACCCCAAAACAGGAGCTACCGCATTACATGTTGCAGCTGCTAAAGGCTATACTAAAGTTATGAAGTATGATTATTTAATAGTTTTACCATATTAAATTGTAATGATATTTAAATGATTGCAATCAGCAAAATTTATACTCGTTATTTATTACATTCGAGATTCACATCTTTCAGCATTTTACTGCAGGCTAAATGCGATGTTAATGCTCAGGATTTTGATGGTTGGACACCCTTGCATGCTGCAGCACATTGGGGACAATTTGAAGCCTGCAAGCTTTTAGTGGAAAATTTCTGTAATATGGATATTAAGAACTATGCTGTAAGATTAACTTTCACTTATTCTTACAATTATACCATGTATACTGTAACAGTTTCATTCATGGTTTTATATTGACAGGATCAAACTGCATTTGATATCGCAGATACAGATATATTATCAGCCTTAAGTTTTCTAAGAGACAAACAGAAACTTATGATGAAATGGTttgtgaaaataaataattgtagTTTATGAAAAAGAAAATACAATTCACTGATTGTATTTACTATTATAGTGTAACAACGACCAATGAAAATACGTTAACAACAGAAGAATCTGTGGAAACCTTTGAAGAAGAAATGCCAAATGAAGTTAAAAATGTCGAATTAGAAATTCAATCTGATAAAGAAAACTCTAGTACTGGAACAAATAGTGATGTTGGTATGTTCATCATTCATACTAGTTATTACAGTGTTTGGCAGTTTGCATGTTCACATTTCAACATTTTAATGAATTATTTAATTACAATACTAAATGGTAATGAATTTCTGAGCTTACATGTGTGTACAGAATGTTCCAAAAGTATTACCAGACAGCAGGAACATACTATAAGAAGTTTGTagtattaacaattttatttttggtGCAGCAATCTTGCGATTAATATTAAAGTAATACTGCTAGAACACTCTGTGTCAAAAACGAGCAAAAATATGTGCTATGatttctcaatcatttgtttgtatTATTACAAATGTATTAGAACATTAATCTTCTGTACTAAATAGTTGGCAAAGATTTAGGTTCTAAGATTAATAGTATTCTGTGTTCAAATTTATAAATGATTGGGAAATATTGAATTAGATGGGAACTTTCGTTCCTCATAAAGAATGTATTACACACGATTCAGTTTCGCAAGTCTATTTTACTTACCTTAACAGCAATTTGTATTTCTTGTAACAATGCTGCATGGACAGAAGCGACACGTGAAACATATATGGAGGAGAGTGATGGTGAAGGTGAATCTGAGACTAGCTCAGAATCACATTCTTCCACTTACTCCAATCAATCTGATAAGTCTAACGAATCAAACCACTCTTCATGTCTTACAGATGACGGTGAGTTTTGTCTGTAAGGCTGTTCTTATATTATTAAAGTTAAACTTCAGTTGCATGTATTATACGATACATATAACTTCTCTCTGCTATATTCTTTCTCGCTATAAGAGTGTTTTTTCTTGACACTGAAACAAGTTTCTTTACTACATAAATGGATAATCAATTATAGTTTCCTTTTTTTCCTAGAGAGTTCTACATTAAAACTAATGCTAAATTCATTATGTCCATTTTACGTttacagaaaagaaaaatagagcGAACCGGGAAGAAACAACCCAGAATAATTCATCTATTACTGACTCGAATAAAGTTCCTAATCAGGTAATGTAACCTCTGTTGATACATATTTTAGCTATATTTAGGTTAGTCTGTCACAGACTCATATGCATACAAAAGTAtgttaaatatgtaaaaaataatgttattatttttagGCTCCAATAATGCCTCCAAAACAACAGACTGATAGCAATGAAGAAGGAGTGATACCATCGTGGCGGCGTTCACGCCCGATAAGATACATACAACCAGATGCAACAAATTCTTTATCCACAAGTAAGTTCTTTCCCAAAGATTTGATTGTGTTCCTACGATCATTTAGTAacatttgaattattttcttgtCTGTGAATAGGACTCGAAGAGAAGGACAAAAACATCAAATCGCCGACTTTGTCAAACAAACTGAACACTGAACCTGACGTGGTATTAACTAGAACGCATAGTTTTGAATCAGACGAAAAGTAAGTTGAAATCGAACATCTGATCGTGTACATCGTTTTCGTAGTATTTCAAATTTTGCCGTTTTATTTAATACGACTTGCGGATTTCTTTAAATTTCTCGACAGTATTTTTTATCTTTGTTCATATATTACAGTCAATATATTAGTTTTACATCAAAAATAACTTCCGCATTGAAATAAGTTTAATATTCAAAGATTTTGCGTAGTACGTATATTGTCGAGCTTTTATACGTCTAGAAAAAAATTAGTGTAGTCGTATGCATGGCATGATGCATGTTATGCAGGTTCTATGAGCAGTACTTGGCATTACAAGCTCGCATCAAGGCGCTTTCCTGCCCTACTCTCCATTGCTGCAACGCAGCTACTCCTACTCACACCAATACTACGACTCGCTCTGCATCTCTACGCGAAACCCACAGGTGCGCACGTTTCATACGTGGTATATGTTAATGCTTTTATGTAGGTATCATTTTAATAGTAACTATACATAAGTGCTACAAGCGAATATATGATCACTCGAAATTTACCAAAGTGTTGTATCAAAGGTTCGCACATTCCACAAATAATTTCTCGATAATTTGTGGTCCAAATGATAGATGTAGATTGTACAGTCCATAATCTTTTAGAAAGCTTCTGAAATATTGAACGGGTGGCCCCAGAAGTTTAAAAAGAATACCATTAGACTCTCAAGTTTGGACCACAAATTTTCTGAATCTTATACACTTATTTTTTTAACGTGTGCGTGTGAATCGTTCATTTATACTTGTGATCATTAATTTACCAAGCCCCCTTCATTCCTTGCTTTTGCTTGGCTTAAATGAAACCAACAATTTTTGTATGTACATTGAAACATCAAATATTAATCTGACACAATTGATTTGTTTCCGTAAGATCAAAATAAGTGGGATTAATTGATTGATTGATATAATAAGACTCGAGTTACTGAACTAAAGATCGTTTTTCTATTATTCACGTGATGTAACGCTCGTACTGTTTTAACTTTAGAAGAAAAGAAGCAAAATTAAACTTGGAACTATCAAGACTGCCACAGGGAAGCAATACACTTTCACCAACATCCACATCCAAAACAATAGTGTCGAGCACACTGCCAACTACTACAGCTACAGCTACTACAACTGccacaacaacaactacaacaacaagtcCTATTCCAGCCAATCAAATGCGCAGGTAAATATTCGATAAAATGAAAAGGGAGCAAAGTAATATTTGTTCTTgacgaatttaaatttaaaagaaTAACGAAACGGGGCGTCATTTTATCTTTCATTGAAAACAGTGTAGATAATCTGAGTAACCAATTGACACGATTAGAAACAACATTAGTATTCTAAAAGTCTGATGTCTCCGAGAAATCGTAATTTAGCGTATGTTAGAGTGCCTTTAAAATTGAAGTTCATGCATTCATATTTGCATCGTGCGATGTTGTTAATGTGGCTGGGTAGCGTTCAACCAGTGGAAGCTACAACCACAGTTCTATCGAGTGCAAACAATTCAGTAGCAGTTCCGGGAACTCCTACTACACCAGGAGGAAGCAAGCTAAGTCCTGGAAATATCTTCAAGAATTTCTTCAAGTGGGTACCCTATGTTTGACCTGGGAAGATTCTCTTGAGACGTGTGACTGCATATTCTACAATATTTCTACACACAATATTAAGTTATTGGCAGTGGCATGGAACAGTTGCTTTGTAGTGTGATTATTTCTTTAAGTTGCATACATTATATACAATCCTCCGAGTACTACTTGTCCCAATAACCACTGCCTTATCTTCACTAGTACAAAATCATGTTTCTAATTTGGAAACTTTGCCACTGAAATGTAATATGTCGAGTTCAGTTGATAGTACAGCTTCAGGTTTGATACTGAAAGACTGTTCGAAAATTTATCCCAGCAAACAGGTCACGTTTATAATTCCAAATGGACGGAATCGTGAATAACAGAAATAGACAAACATTAACGAATTGCTCTTCAATGTTGCAAAAACATGAAACGTCAGCATGTTTGAAACATCTTAAAATTATACCTCTATCCACACATGTATGTACCATTACTTATTAGTTTGATCGCCTTTGTTGTTTTTAAATGTCACACTATAGTAATGCAGCATTAATATACGATTACAAGCGACAGCAACACAGCAGAATCATTTCTATTGTCGTACATAAAAGGCATCATTGTTTTATGTGATATCTGTAAACACTGCTTATGgattttgtttataataatgtttaatgctttttggaattttattatattttataagagACTGTTGTATACGTTCTACAAATGTTATTGTACTTCACTGTTTCTAACGATACGTGCATATAATGTCTGTTCAggtcgtttgtccctcctgttCGTGATGAAGAAAGCGAAACGCAAAGAAAAGCGCACGCGAAGAGAGTAAGAGAAACTCGACGCTCGACTCAAGGTGTAACTTTAGACGAAATCAAAAGTGCAGAGCAGTTAGTGAAGAAAAAGCAACAAAATAACGAAATTCCTTCGACGATAACTTCAACGCAGGTAAAACATCACTACACGCTATAATAAAAGTTGCTTAAAAGCGTCTTAagcatttattttaatttagaaCGTAACTCAGGCACACACAAGCGATGTTTACTTTCATTTATTGTGACAGCAACAATCATAAAATACTAAATTTCCCATTAACAGTAACAAAcgcttaaaaaatatttattcattttttttttaactgaCCCAGCCTACAACCACTACCAGCAATACAGCCTCAATTACAGCTACAATAACAACTGCAACCCCAACTACGGTGACTGCAAATAAACCTTCTGAAGAAGTTAACTTGCCTGAGAGGAGGCCTTCTTGGAGGTTGAAGGTAGATAATGGAAGCAAGGTTTGTGATTCTTAATATATTTAGATAAATAAGTCAAGATTTTGTTCAAGAATAAATTCTAGCTGATTTccaatttttttcttatttaacTTCTTTCCCCTAAAGAGAAATTCTTTCTATGATTACATTGAAGTTttgtgcatttgaaactttagtGCAAAGTAAAATGTGATATGTGTCAAATCTAAGAGAAAATCTGATTGTTCAGTTTCAGTTAGAAGATGCTACTAACAGGACTTCCACGCTACCTAATGCAGATACTACAACGGCGTATATGAGAAGACCTTCAGCAGGCTCGAGTGTACCCAGACCGTCATCAGCTCCGATCGAAACTATTGCAACAAGCAGCGCAGAGACGACTGTAACATTACCACTTAGACGATCGTTAAAACAGCCTGAAGATAAGGGTATACATACGAATAATATTAAGGTCATTTCACTGGCTGAAATTCATAAATCAAATTTATTCGTTTGTCCCTGCCGATTTGTTTCAGACCAAGATAAAGAGAACGATAGCAGAAATGCGCAAGCTACACAAGCTGTTATACAAAGGAGACGAAGACCTAAAAGACGGTCTACgggtgttgttcatgttgatatGGACGTTAGTAGCATTCATTActtaaatcgaataaaataattatattcgttTTAACCAGCGACGAATATCTCATTTCGTTATTTTCATCTCTTCTTCAATCACACGTTTTCGTTTCTGTTTAACATTTGAATGTTTAAAGTAGCGCTATAACTCATTTGAAactactaatttataataagtgTGAATTATCAATTTATAGGAAATTGATCCTGAAAAACAAGACTTAACCGCTGGTGGCGATTGTGATGAATCCAAAGTCAATCATAATGAGGTAAGTTAtctaattttattcattatttttgCTGGCTATGCATAATATCTGAAATGTCTATTTTACTCAatttgcataaaacaagaaaatgaaGCATGCAAAGTAAGTAATTATAAATTGAAAGTTAGTTTTCGAAATgcaatttaaaattttttaataacGACCTGTTATATGTTAAATGTTTCCAATTACTTTTATTAAAGTCATTTTTATTCCAAATAATTCTAGTACGTATTTGTAATAacatataactattataatatgAACGCAATTTAGTGAACCGCAGAAGCTTTGTGTTATTTTTGGGATAGTCTCTGGGAAGATTAACCTCTATTCGTGCATGCTTTGTTAAAAATAGTATTCCATTTCTTATCCTCCTATATACCATTGGATCATGTATTAAAATCAAATGTATAGATGAACATTTTGTGTCTCATGCCATAATATTTAAattctttatatttttacattatactTGAATTGAACACTTTAtgatttcattattatttttattctattgcAACATATTTCATGTATGTAatttatgtaatataaatattatgatcttcaaaaataattgaaaatttattgaattattataCTAAGAAAAACATCGTTATTCAAGAGTTAcagatattataattaaataatataataattgtagataataaataaataatgtagaTAATATCGATAttgaattttaagttaaataGGTATTTAAAGAACAGTTTAAAGAAATGAAACAAGAGtcagaaacgaaaaaaa belongs to Megalopta genalis isolate 19385.01 chromosome 1, iyMegGena1_principal, whole genome shotgun sequence and includes:
- the Mbs gene encoding myosin binding subunit isoform X9 translates to MSAESRSSSALFKRAEQLKRWEQSETNREPALPRQVARKIKFSADCVFLAACAAGDKEEVVRLLQKGADINTGNVDGLTALHQACINDDLDMVEFLVEKGADINRGDNEGWTPLHATASCGLISIAKYLIEKGCDLAAVNNDGELALDIAQSNEMEEMLQQHINESGIDCDHARSEEERSMLNDAKAWRSGATGKDSVHPKTGATALHVAAAKGYTKVMNILLQAKCDVNAQDFDGWTPLHAAAHWGQFEACKLLVENFCNMDIKNYADQTAFDIADTDILSALSFLRDKQKLMMKCVTTTNENTLTTEESVETFEEEMPNEVKNVELEIQSDKENSSTGTNSDVEKKNRANREETTQNNSSITDSNKVPNQAPIMPPKQQTDSNEEGVIPSWRRSRPIRYIQPDATNSLSTRLEEKDKNIKSPTLSNKLNTEPDVVLTRTHSFESDEKFYEQYLALQARIKALSCPTLHCCNAATPTHTNTTTRSASLRETHRRKEAKLNLELSRLPQGSNTLSPTSTSKTIVSSTLPTTTATATTTATTTTTTTSPIPANQMRRSFVPPVRDEESETQRKAHAKRVRETRRSTQGVTLDEIKSAEQLVKKKQQNNEIPSTITSTQPTTTTSNTASITATITTATPTTVTANKPSEEVNLPERRPSWRLKVDNGSKFQLEDATNRTSTLPNADTTTAYMRRPSAGSSVPRPSSAPIETIATSSAETTVTLPLRRSLKQPEDKDQDKENDSRNAQATQAVIQRRRRPKRRSTGVVHVDMDEIDPEKQDLTAGGDCDESKVNHNESGNDRSGRSNRLGSISSLSSETPSISARIKSTTSENGELDYKKLYEESQVENERLKEKLRRSDEQLKEARNLLDKAQNVQNKTVLSEAEKRERRAMERKLSEMEEELKQLQKLKAENERLKAENRALTRVVSKLTNTTK
- the Mbs gene encoding myosin binding subunit isoform X1, producing MSAESRSSSALFKRAEQLKRWEQSETNREPALPRQVARKIKFSADCVFLAACAAGDKEEVVRLLQKGADINTGNVDGLTALHQACINDDLDMVEFLVEKGADINRGDNEGWTPLHATASCGLISIAKYLIEKGCDLAAVNNDGELALDIAQSNEMEEMLQQHINESGIDCDHARSEEERSMLNDAKAWRSGATGKDSVHPKTGATALHVAAAKGYTKVMNILLQAKCDVNAQDFDGWTPLHAAAHWGQFEACKLLVENFCNMDIKNYADQTAFDIADTDILSALSFLRDKQKLMMKCVTTTNENTLTTEESVETFEEEMPNEVKNVELEIQSDKENSSTGTNSDVAICISCNNAAWTEATRETYMEESDGEGESETSSESHSSTYSNQSDKSNESNHSSCLTDDEKKNRANREETTQNNSSITDSNKVPNQAPIMPPKQQTDSNEEGVIPSWRRSRPIRYIQPDATNSLSTRLEEKDKNIKSPTLSNKLNTEPDVVLTRTHSFESDEKFYEQYLALQARIKALSCPTLHCCNAATPTHTNTTTRSASLRETHRRKEAKLNLELSRLPQGSNTLSPTSTSKTIVSSTLPTTTATATTTATTTTTTTSPIPANQMRSVQPVEATTTVLSSANNSVAVPGTPTTPGGSKLSPGNIFKNFFKSFVPPVRDEESETQRKAHAKRVRETRRSTQGVTLDEIKSAEQLVKKKQQNNEIPSTITSTQPTTTTSNTASITATITTATPTTVTANKPSEEVNLPERRPSWRLKVDNGSKFQLEDATNRTSTLPNADTTTAYMRRPSAGSSVPRPSSAPIETIATSSAETTVTLPLRRSLKQPEDKDQDKENDSRNAQATQAVIQRRRRPKRRSTGVVHVDMDEIDPEKQDLTAGGDCDESKVNHNESGNDRSGRSNRLGSISSLSSETPSISARIKSTTSENGELDYKKLYEESQVENERLKEKLRRSDEQLKEARNLLDKAQNVQNKTVLSEAEKRERRAMERKLSEMEEELKQLQKLKAENERLKAENRALTRVVSKLTNTTK